A region of the Mesobacillus jeotgali genome:
ATGGTCAATCATGAGCGGCGGCAGCTGGAATGGAGCAGTAGCAGGAACTGAGCCTACAAGCTTCTCTCCACAAAACAAAGAGTTCTTCCAAAAAGTGATGGGCGGCAACTGGGCAAACATCACTGAAGTGAACTATGACGAAATCGATAAAAATGGTTTGACTGCGGTCATCGACCAAAGCGTAACAAAGTCTAAAAATAACGGGATTGTTAAAGTGAATCTTCCTAAGAAGAAGGTTAAAGGCATTGAGCCTGGTTTCGGTGAAAAGTACTATTACAGCACAAAAGGTGATGACCTGCACACTGCATTGGAAACACCAGTATTCGATCTGACATCTGCAACTGCAGCAAAGTTCGACTACAAAGCATGGTACGAAGTAGAATTTGATTATGACTATGTATACGTAAATGCAGTTACTGCTGACGGCAAATCAGTTAAATTAGATGTAATTGGTGACGAAAACACTGCCGACGGAATGGAATCATCAAAAGGCCAGTGGGTAGATAAGTCTTATGACTTAAGCCAATTCGCAGGACAGAAAGTGAAGCTTGTTTTTGAATATGTAACAGATGGCGGTCTTGCTCCAGAAGGATTTGCAATGGACAACCTGAGCCTGACTGTTGACGGCGCAGTTGCTTTTTCTGATGATGCAGAAGGCACTCAGCAAGTGACTCTTGATGGCTTCATCTCTTCAAACGGCTTGTTTGATAAAGATCACTACTACTACCTTGAGTGGAGAAACTACGCTGGTGCTGACAAAGGCTTGATTGAAGGCCGCGGCGTTAAGTACAACACTGGTTTGGTTGTTTGGTACGGTGACGACAGCTTTACAGACAACTGGGTAGGTGTTCACCCAGGTGAAGGTTTCATTGGAGTAGTTGATTCACATCCAGAAGCAATCGTAGGTACTAAAAATGGAAGTCCTACTGTTTCACAGAGCACGCGTTATCAGATCGCTGACGCAGCATTCTCACTTGATAAGGCACCAGAGTGGTATATCAACTCACCATCACGCGGTGAATATACTTACGAAGGACTGCCAGGTGTGACAACTTTTAATGACTCTAACAAGTATATCAACACACTGATTCCGGATGCAGGCAAAATCTTGCCTAACTACGGATTGAAGTTCCAGGTCATCGGCGAAGCGAAAGACAACTCTGCTGGTGCAGTTTGGATCCGTAAATAATAATATTATGCCGGGCGAATTCTCGCCCGGTTTTTTTGTTTTAACTGGAAAAAAACACGACTTTTTTCCAAGTCGCTAATAACCATGGCATTTTCGCCAATAATACTGTGAAATCGCCGAAACACTTAAATTATTAGCAAGAAAGTTGTCGATATCGCAATAGTATTGTGAACTCCGCCAATAAAATAACTCATCGTCACTTTCCCTGACTAAAAAGTGTGAAAAAACGGTATTTATCGGGGGAATACTGGACTTATAATCGTGTTTTAGCTAGTATCAATACTAGAATGTTACGTGAAGGAGAAAATCATGTCAGAAACTCAACCTATAATCGCTCAATTGAAGCCATTCCTCCAGCAGGCCTGGGAAAAGGCAGGCTTCGAGGCGATGACTTCAGTCCAATTGACGACAATCCCATTAATAATAGAAGGAAAAGATGTTGCGGCTGAATCGCCGACTGGTACTGGTAAAACCCTGGCGTACCTGCTGCCTGTTCTCAATAAAATCGATGCCAGCATGCAGAATACTCAAGCAGTCATCCTTGCATCGTCACAGGAACTGGTCATGCAAATCCTTTCGGAAATCCAGAAGTGGGGAGAAGGCAGCGGAATCAAGTCCGCAAGCCTCATTGGCGGTGCCAATTTAAAGCGCCAGCTGGACAAGCTGAAAAAGAGTCCGCATATTATAGTCGGAACGCCTGGCCGAACAAATGAACTGATCAAGCAGAAAAAGCTGAAGATGCACAAAGTCCACACAGTTGTACTGGATGAAGGCGACCAGCTGCTGACACCGGAACATAATGAAACGGTCAAAAGTATTGTAAAATCAACACTTGCTGATCAAAGGCAACTTTTATTATTTTCAGCAACACTGCCAGAGACCGTCGAAAAATCAATCAACAGGCTGGGAAACGATCCTGAAATCATCAAGGTAAAGAAGGATGAAACGATTGATGCGGCAAAAGTCGAGCATATCTACTTTTTCAGCGAACAGCGTGACAAAATCAAAATCCTCGAGAAGATAGCCCGTCTGGATGGAACGAAGTCACTTGTATTCATTAAAGATATCCCTAACCTGACCATCACCGCTGAAAAACTGAACTTCAAAGGAATTCAAGTTGGTCAGCTGCACAGCGAGCTTACTAAGCAGGACCGCCAGAAATACCTGAAAAAGTTCCGCGAAGGCAGCAGTGAGATGCTGCTTGTCACCGACATCGCGGCGCGCGGCCTGGACATTAAAGGCGTCACACATGTGGTCCACTACGATTTCCCGAGAGAGCAGGACAAATACGTCCACCGCTCCGGCAGGACAGGCCGTTTTGGTGCGGAAGGCACAGTTATCTCGATTGTAAATGAAAGAGAAGAACGCGATTTAAAAAAATTCTGCAAGGCACTCAATATTTCTCCAGTGCAAAAAGAATTTCACGGTGGCAAAATTGTGGATGCTGAATAAGTGAATTTAAAGCTATAGGCTGCAGCCTATAGCTTTTTTGTCCAGAATGAAGGGATTTCCTTATAGAGAAAGAATATATTCCATAGTTTAATTTTGAAAGGAATTGTTGATTTTGAAAAATCTACGTTTGAATACAATGATGGAAGAGTGGCTTCCGGAAGCAACGATTGATGAAATGCAGGAAAAAATGAAGAACGGTGAGTTGACTTCGCATGATCTCGTCCTGATGTATCAGGCTCGGATTGCTGCTTTTGATAAAACAATTAAATCTGTAATTGAGTTGAATCCGGATGCTCTTCACATTGCTGCTGCACTGGATGCTGAAAGAAAGCAAAAA
Encoded here:
- a CDS encoding DEAD/DEAH box helicase — translated: MSETQPIIAQLKPFLQQAWEKAGFEAMTSVQLTTIPLIIEGKDVAAESPTGTGKTLAYLLPVLNKIDASMQNTQAVILASSQELVMQILSEIQKWGEGSGIKSASLIGGANLKRQLDKLKKSPHIIVGTPGRTNELIKQKKLKMHKVHTVVLDEGDQLLTPEHNETVKSIVKSTLADQRQLLLFSATLPETVEKSINRLGNDPEIIKVKKDETIDAAKVEHIYFFSEQRDKIKILEKIARLDGTKSLVFIKDIPNLTITAEKLNFKGIQVGQLHSELTKQDRQKYLKKFREGSSEMLLVTDIAARGLDIKGVTHVVHYDFPREQDKYVHRSGRTGRFGAEGTVISIVNEREERDLKKFCKALNISPVQKEFHGGKIVDAE